One region of Haladaptatus cibarius D43 genomic DNA includes:
- a CDS encoding peptidoglycan recognition protein family protein: MEKSRRKFIKLASGAIGAGAIVGSASTASAYESVTDVWRPAHESNYSSANRTASDVRWVVIHTIEGSYEAGYSWFENPDSNVSSHFVIGDEPGQIMQMVEVSDVAWTNGGDGTYNDTGINFELEGSANVTNFNDNIYEQTAEAVAHVCDKYGIPKRHPTSDLAPCNTYDGEGGVIGHHQIPNPSCTGTTDGKVDPGDTFDWKYFMDLVGGEVIGDPGDGDDGGNGGTSGWPIYSNGDTARDIYTVQYLLEANGYPMQYHDGIYGSEVQTNVEQFQSDRGLAVDGVVGPNTWGELVVTVSNGDESQAVRAVQDNLANKHGYSIAVDGIFGPGTQGAVESFQSTSGISVDGVVGPVTWEYIVG; this comes from the coding sequence ATGGAAAAATCCAGAAGAAAATTCATAAAACTCGCGTCCGGCGCAATCGGTGCCGGAGCAATCGTCGGTTCCGCGTCCACTGCATCCGCATACGAAAGCGTCACGGATGTGTGGCGGCCTGCCCACGAAAGCAACTATTCCAGCGCGAACCGAACCGCCTCGGACGTTCGCTGGGTCGTCATTCACACCATCGAAGGGAGTTACGAGGCGGGCTACAGTTGGTTCGAGAATCCCGATTCGAACGTCAGTTCCCACTTCGTCATCGGCGACGAACCCGGTCAAATCATGCAGATGGTCGAAGTCTCGGACGTTGCGTGGACGAACGGCGGCGACGGAACGTACAACGACACGGGAATCAACTTCGAACTCGAAGGTTCGGCGAACGTCACGAACTTCAACGACAACATCTACGAGCAGACCGCCGAAGCAGTCGCACACGTCTGTGACAAATATGGCATCCCGAAACGACACCCGACCTCCGACCTCGCGCCGTGCAACACCTACGACGGCGAGGGCGGCGTCATCGGTCATCACCAGATTCCGAACCCGAGTTGTACGGGAACCACCGACGGCAAAGTAGACCCCGGCGACACGTTCGACTGGAAGTACTTCATGGACTTGGTCGGCGGTGAAGTCATCGGTGACCCCGGCGATGGCGACGATGGCGGAAACGGCGGCACGTCAGGCTGGCCGATTTACTCCAACGGCGATACGGCGCGCGACATCTACACCGTCCAGTATCTGCTCGAAGCGAACGGCTATCCGATGCAGTACCACGACGGCATCTACGGGTCGGAAGTCCAGACGAACGTAGAACAGTTCCAGTCCGACCGCGGCCTCGCCGTGGACGGCGTCGTCGGCCCGAACACGTGGGGCGAACTCGTCGTTACGGTCAGCAACGGCGACGAAAGTCAGGCCGTCCGCGCCGTGCAGGACAACCTCGCCAACAAGCACGGCTACAGCATCGCGGTCGATGGCATCTTCGGTCCGGGAACCCAAGGCGCGGTCGAATCCTTCCAGAGCACGAGCGGGATTTCGGTTGACGGTGTCGTCGGGCCAGTGACGTGGGAGTACATCGTCGGCTAA
- the carA gene encoding glutamine-hydrolyzing carbamoyl-phosphate synthase small subunit, with protein MPGAYVALENGHVVEARGRVPGTACGELVFTTAYTGYEESLTDPSYEEQVLTFSYPLIGNYGVREERFESDRVHPRAVVARELTDDVAEWLEAEGIPAVDHLDTRDLVGGIREEGAMKCGIAVGENATPEDALAELDGCPGMSDHEDIGTQVSVHEREIHLGEDAGGDKTVALVDCGAKGSIIDALVERGADVHVLPHDATEDDVEDVDPDVLFVSNGPGDPANFEAAQELVETYVGELPLAGICLGQQIIARALGGTTEKMDFGHRGVNQPVLDLESNQVVMTTQNHGYTVADPGELDVTQINVNDDTPEGLESDDLSVITRQYHPEANPGPNDTLGFFDDVLSMAPRKRLVLAD; from the coding sequence ATGCCGGGTGCTTACGTCGCGCTGGAAAACGGCCATGTGGTAGAAGCCCGTGGTCGCGTTCCGGGTACGGCTTGCGGAGAACTGGTTTTCACAACTGCATACACGGGATACGAAGAGAGCCTCACAGACCCATCCTACGAAGAACAGGTCTTGACGTTCTCGTATCCGCTCATCGGAAACTACGGCGTCCGAGAGGAACGCTTCGAAAGTGACCGAGTCCACCCGCGCGCCGTCGTCGCGCGCGAACTAACCGACGATGTCGCGGAGTGGCTCGAAGCCGAGGGCATTCCCGCGGTTGACCACCTCGACACGCGCGACCTCGTCGGCGGAATCCGAGAGGAGGGCGCGATGAAATGCGGTATCGCGGTCGGCGAGAACGCCACGCCGGAGGACGCGCTCGCGGAACTCGACGGCTGTCCGGGCATGAGCGACCACGAAGACATCGGCACGCAGGTCAGCGTCCACGAGCGAGAAATCCATCTCGGCGAGGACGCTGGCGGCGACAAAACCGTCGCGCTCGTGGACTGTGGTGCGAAAGGAAGCATTATCGACGCGCTGGTCGAACGCGGCGCGGACGTTCACGTCCTGCCCCACGACGCGACCGAAGACGATGTCGAGGACGTTGACCCAGACGTGCTCTTCGTCTCGAACGGTCCGGGCGACCCCGCGAACTTCGAAGCGGCCCAGGAATTGGTCGAAACCTACGTCGGCGAACTCCCGCTCGCGGGCATCTGTCTCGGCCAGCAAATCATCGCCCGCGCGCTCGGCGGAACCACCGAAAAGATGGACTTCGGCCACCGCGGCGTCAACCAACCGGTTCTCGACTTGGAATCGAATCAGGTCGTGATGACGACGCAAAACCACGGCTACACCGTCGCCGACCCCGGCGAACTCGACGTGACGCAAATCAACGTCAACGACGACACGCCGGAAGGACTGGAGAGCGACGATCTGTCCGTCATCACGCGCCAGTACCACCCTGAAGCGAACCCCGGCCCGAACGACACCCTCGGCTTCTTCGACGACGTACTTTCGATGGCACCCCGAAAGCGACTCGTCCTCGCCGACTAA
- a CDS encoding PHP-associated domain-containing protein, with protein MFTIDLHAHTRFFHGHERAAELFDPIGVRLLTLGARYRGLDGVALTNHDYYRQFGGLAVETIPGIEISTTKGHILVIGPDPPTRTEPGTLIPHEVVEMAHERGCAAIVAHPYRNSTVREVDADFDAIEVNGKHPRTEEWVTTLAERNGLPLVGGSDAHYPVEVGRAYTRVDADVLTPGSVVEAIRDGRVEPAVRRDTFDKGVRRLYRKIHEGKENLHRPKEESPGVGDPPQAEKADD; from the coding sequence GTGTTCACAATCGACCTTCACGCTCATACACGATTCTTCCACGGCCACGAGCGGGCCGCGGAACTGTTCGACCCAATTGGCGTTAGACTTCTCACGCTGGGCGCGCGTTACCGCGGCTTGGACGGCGTCGCTCTGACGAACCACGACTACTATCGGCAGTTCGGCGGCCTCGCGGTCGAAACCATTCCGGGCATCGAGATTTCCACGACGAAGGGGCACATCCTCGTCATCGGCCCTGACCCGCCGACGAGAACCGAACCCGGAACGCTAATTCCCCACGAAGTGGTCGAAATGGCTCACGAGCGAGGCTGTGCGGCCATCGTCGCCCATCCCTATCGCAACAGCACGGTGCGCGAGGTTGACGCCGATTTCGACGCAATCGAGGTCAACGGCAAACATCCCCGAACCGAAGAGTGGGTGACGACCCTCGCGGAGCGCAATGGTCTTCCATTAGTCGGCGGCAGTGACGCCCACTATCCGGTCGAAGTCGGGCGGGCCTACACGCGCGTGGATGCGGACGTGCTCACGCCCGGAAGCGTCGTGGAGGCGATTCGGGATGGTCGCGTCGAACCCGCGGTTCGACGCGACACGTTCGACAAAGGTGTGAGACGACTGTATCGAAAAATTCATGAGGGGAAAGAAAACCTTCATCGCCCGAAAGAGGAATCTCCGGGCGTGGGCGACCCGCCACAGGCGGAGAAGGCTGACGACTGA
- a CDS encoding Lrp/AsnC family transcriptional regulator: MDALDRQILNLLRRDARTPYTEIAEAVGTSEGTVRNRVERMTENDVIERFTVTTHTGNVKAMIEIGVDVAVDTTQMSDRLAEWEQVDFVWQVSGEDDIVLIVDAADTQGVNQLITRARELEEVVSTKTRLILDERLG; encoded by the coding sequence ATGGACGCACTCGACCGACAGATACTGAATCTCCTCCGGCGAGACGCCCGTACACCGTACACGGAGATAGCAGAGGCGGTTGGAACGTCGGAAGGAACGGTTCGAAATCGAGTCGAGCGGATGACCGAAAACGACGTTATCGAGCGATTCACCGTCACGACCCACACCGGTAACGTCAAAGCAATGATAGAAATCGGCGTGGACGTGGCCGTCGATACCACGCAGATGTCCGATCGGCTCGCGGAGTGGGAACAGGTGGATTTCGTCTGGCAGGTCAGCGGCGAGGACGACATCGTCCTCATCGTGGACGCCGCGGACACGCAGGGCGTGAATCAACTCATCACTCGCGCGCGTGAGTTGGAAGAGGTTGTGAGTACGAAGACTCGACTCATCTTGGACGAACGGCTCGGATGA
- a CDS encoding SDR family oxidoreductase, with protein MSSEIQRVLVAGASGGTGREILQRLRDTDLTVRAMTHSPDKEHELSNQGADEVIVGDLLDPADASRAVADCDVVLCAVGSKPGPRVVLGGELVDGAGVENLVHAAVAADVDHFVFESAIGVGDSREKMPAPFRALLWNNLNQKNHAEAVLRTSPLSSTIVRPGLLTNAPATEDVLVGEGGETVFGRIPRADVARLMVAAPFTSETENRTFEVVSRDGLRGTARGLVELDWQVPGEEAIEIEE; from the coding sequence ATGAGTTCCGAGATTCAGCGCGTTCTCGTCGCAGGTGCCAGCGGCGGAACGGGACGCGAGATACTACAACGGCTTCGAGACACCGATTTGACCGTCAGGGCGATGACGCACTCACCCGACAAAGAACACGAACTGTCGAATCAGGGCGCGGACGAAGTCATCGTCGGCGACCTCCTCGACCCGGCGGACGCCTCGCGGGCCGTCGCCGACTGCGACGTGGTGCTCTGCGCGGTCGGTTCGAAACCCGGCCCCCGCGTTGTCTTGGGTGGGGAACTGGTCGACGGAGCGGGCGTCGAAAACCTCGTCCACGCGGCAGTTGCGGCCGACGTAGACCACTTCGTGTTTGAGAGTGCAATCGGCGTCGGCGACTCCCGCGAAAAGATGCCAGCGCCGTTTCGGGCGCTGCTCTGGAACAATTTGAACCAGAAAAATCACGCAGAGGCCGTACTCCGCACGTCGCCGCTTTCCTCCACCATCGTCCGACCTGGACTGCTGACGAACGCCCCGGCGACCGAGGACGTGCTGGTCGGCGAGGGCGGCGAAACCGTCTTCGGACGAATTCCGCGGGCCGACGTTGCCCGGTTGATGGTCGCCGCGCCGTTTACGTCCGAAACCGAAAACCGAACCTTCGAAGTCGTCAGTCGGGACGGATTGCGCGGAACTGCCCGCGGACTCGTCGAACTAGACTGGCAAGTGCCGGGCGAGGAAGCGATAGAAATCGAAGAATAA
- a CDS encoding YgaP-like transmembrane domain produces the protein MGFETNVGGIDRIIRGVSGIWLIAVAISALLDDRCTTAAVAGIAGAGLLRNAQAQHCGGNALLGIDTTTSESCSLE, from the coding sequence ATGGGGTTCGAAACCAACGTTGGCGGAATCGACCGCATCATCAGAGGCGTCTCCGGAATTTGGCTCATCGCGGTGGCCATCTCCGCCCTGCTCGATGACCGGTGCACGACTGCCGCAGTTGCGGGTATCGCAGGAGCAGGATTACTGCGCAACGCACAGGCTCAACACTGCGGCGGGAACGCACTACTCGGTATCGACACGACCACGTCAGAGTCGTGTTCGCTGGAATAA